The following are from one region of the Chloracidobacterium sp. genome:
- a CDS encoding beta-lactamase family protein: MMRYVLTAVFVFSQVLTIAAQSETDVDEFVKQQMEREKIPGVSLAVIKDGKPMIVKGYGLANVEHNVPVKPETIFQSGSVGKQFTAFAVMLLVDEGKIGLDEKIGKYLGEVPPSWANITVRNLLTHTSGMGDYPQKFDFRKDYTEDDLLKIIKETPLGFAPGEKWQYSNFGFVTLGILIRKVSGKFYGDFLAERVFKPLGMTTARVISEYDIVANRAAGYELRNGEVKNQAWVSPALNTTADGALYLSVLDMIKWEACLAERKLLSERSYKQMWTPVRLNNGKKERYGFGWALRTVNGQGVIEHGGAWQGFKSFIARYPSAKLTVIAFANSSNTNPARLANGVAEVIDPQLKPKPIADAEPAFTADMRRALEDVLKGKVDEKRFTPRVRQALSDPNDRLIAHLKTLGGILKFELLEKTDMGDEMLYRYNVEFQSMTVVLELGRDQQGRIGHFELQPE; encoded by the coding sequence ATGATGAGATACGTACTGACCGCAGTATTCGTTTTTTCACAAGTGCTGACCATCGCCGCGCAGTCCGAAACAGACGTCGACGAGTTTGTAAAGCAGCAAATGGAACGCGAAAAGATCCCGGGCGTTTCTCTGGCCGTGATAAAGGACGGCAAGCCGATGATCGTAAAGGGCTATGGTCTCGCAAATGTTGAGCATAATGTCCCGGTCAAGCCCGAGACGATCTTTCAGTCGGGCTCGGTCGGCAAACAGTTTACTGCCTTTGCCGTGATGCTTTTGGTCGACGAAGGAAAGATAGGCCTCGATGAGAAGATCGGCAAATACCTTGGTGAGGTGCCGCCAAGTTGGGCGAACATCACTGTCCGAAATCTGCTGACGCATACTAGCGGAATGGGAGACTATCCGCAGAAATTCGATTTCCGCAAAGACTACACTGAGGACGACCTCCTTAAGATCATCAAGGAAACCCCCTTAGGCTTTGCTCCCGGTGAAAAGTGGCAATACAGCAATTTTGGATTCGTAACGCTGGGAATTCTGATCAGAAAAGTCTCGGGTAAGTTTTATGGCGATTTCCTCGCGGAGCGCGTTTTCAAGCCGCTCGGGATGACAACGGCTCGCGTTATCAGCGAATACGATATCGTTGCAAATCGGGCTGCAGGGTACGAACTCAGAAATGGCGAGGTCAAAAATCAAGCGTGGGTGTCGCCGGCGCTCAACACCACTGCCGACGGCGCACTATATCTTTCTGTACTTGACATGATCAAGTGGGAAGCGTGCCTGGCAGAGCGCAAACTTCTCAGTGAGCGATCATACAAACAAATGTGGACGCCTGTTCGTCTAAATAATGGCAAGAAAGAGCGTTACGGATTTGGTTGGGCACTTCGGACTGTCAATGGTCAGGGCGTGATCGAGCATGGCGGTGCCTGGCAGGGATTCAAGTCTTTTATCGCGAGGTACCCGTCGGCAAAGTTGACGGTCATCGCGTTCGCCAACTCGTCCAACACGAACCCGGCCCGTTTGGCCAACGGTGTTGCGGAGGTCATCGACCCGCAGCTAAAGCCTAAGCCGATCGCGGACGCAGAACCTGCATTCACAGCTGATATGCGCCGAGCGCTCGAGGATGTTCTCAAGGGAAAGGTCGATGAGAAGCGATTTACGCCCCGTGTGCGTCAAGCCCTTTCCGATCCGAATGATCGTCTGATCGCTCACCTCAAAACGCTTGGCGGGATACTAAAATTTGAACTTCTCGAAAAGACCGATATGGGCGATGAAATGCTCTATCGGTATAACGTCGAGTTTCAGAGCATGACCGTAGTACTGGAACTTGGTCGTGATCAACAGGGAAGGATCGGCCATTTTGAACTCCAGCCGGAATAA
- a CDS encoding aspartate aminotransferase family protein, translating into MEPQETRSTVSDAVRKHKEFLFPAVANYYQEPIALVKGEGEYVWDDQGNKYLDCFGGVLTVSIGHANPRVNAAWKEQVDKIAHTSTLYANQPQSDLAEKLAEISPGRLKKSFFTNSGTEADDTAILAAKIATGNNEIIVLRHSYAGRSATALSTIGHKTWKPIASQVAGIVHAAAPYCYRCPFKLEYPSCGVACADDVEDIINTTTTGSIAAFMAETILGVGGFIIPPKEYFPRVAEIARRHGGLFISDEVQAAWGRTGDRWFGIEHWGVEPDIITSAKGMGNGVPIGWTIATPEVADAFPGLTFSTFGGNPVSSAAALAVINVIEEDDLRTNARIVGDHFHNELLKLKEKYACVGDVRGMGLMQGIELVKDRNTKEPNPEAVLRVFEETKRQGVLIGKGGLYGNVIRTGMMLNTTTDTVDRLIEALDAGLALC; encoded by the coding sequence ATGGAACCACAAGAAACACGATCGACGGTGTCTGATGCCGTCCGTAAGCACAAGGAATTTCTTTTTCCGGCCGTCGCCAACTATTACCAAGAGCCGATCGCATTGGTGAAAGGCGAGGGCGAATACGTCTGGGATGACCAGGGAAACAAATACCTTGATTGTTTTGGAGGAGTGCTCACCGTAAGCATTGGTCATGCAAATCCGAGGGTCAACGCGGCGTGGAAAGAACAGGTCGATAAGATCGCACATACATCTACACTCTACGCAAACCAGCCGCAGAGCGACCTGGCAGAAAAGCTCGCAGAGATCTCGCCGGGGCGTTTGAAAAAGTCGTTCTTTACAAACAGCGGCACCGAGGCCGACGATACCGCCATTCTCGCCGCAAAGATCGCGACCGGCAACAACGAGATCATCGTACTTCGGCATAGCTATGCAGGGCGCTCGGCGACGGCACTCTCCACGATCGGGCATAAAACGTGGAAACCGATCGCGTCGCAGGTTGCGGGAATCGTTCACGCCGCTGCACCCTATTGTTATCGTTGCCCGTTCAAACTTGAGTATCCGTCGTGTGGGGTCGCTTGTGCCGACGACGTCGAGGACATTATCAATACGACAACGACCGGGAGCATTGCCGCCTTCATGGCCGAAACGATACTCGGCGTGGGTGGATTTATCATCCCGCCGAAGGAGTATTTCCCGCGTGTCGCCGAGATCGCCAGGCGTCACGGTGGCCTGTTCATTTCGGACGAAGTCCAGGCGGCCTGGGGACGCACGGGCGACCGATGGTTCGGGATCGAGCATTGGGGCGTCGAGCCGGACATCATCACATCGGCCAAAGGAATGGGCAACGGAGTGCCGATCGGTTGGACGATCGCAACACCGGAAGTCGCTGACGCTTTTCCCGGCCTGACCTTTTCAACCTTCGGCGGCAACCCGGTCTCGTCCGCCGCCGCCCTTGCGGTGATCAACGTGATCGAAGAGGACGACCTGCGGACAAACGCACGCATCGTCGGCGATCATTTCCACAACGAGTTGCTGAAACTGAAGGAAAAATACGCATGCGTCGGCGATGTTCGCGGAATGGGGCTGATGCAGGGCATCGAACTCGTAAAAGACAGAAATACAAAAGAACCAAACCCCGAAGCTGTTTTGCGCGTATTTGAAGAAACAAAGCGACAAGGCGTTCTGATCGGCAAAGGCGGCCTCTACGGCAACGTTATCCGAACCGGGATGATGCTCAATACGACGACGGACACTGTAGATCGGCTGATCGAGGCTTTAGATGCGGGATTGGCTCTTTGTTGA
- a CDS encoding sulfatase-like hydrolase/transferase: MKVDRRQFIAGAAGIAVAGSLAASRSEAASRPNILFILADDMGWGDLSCYGRPDYQTPNLDRLARQGTRFTKAYSAAPVCTPTRVGFHTGRYPARLPVGLEEPIHERSAIGDRIKTTGIPRSHPTVSSLIKEAGYETALIGKWHLGYWPDFGPLHYGFDEFFGIMSGAVDHFTHKDMKAELDLYEGRTPVEKVGYMTDLLSDRAVDYLKRPRKDPFYLSLHYTAPHWPWEGPNDRAFSDTIDYSSAGFRAGGSLKIYGEMMRSLDSGIGRVLSALRSTGLEKNTLVIFTSDNGGERFSFNWPFRGQKMELYEGGIRVPAIVRWPGVTNRGTVSDQPVITMDWTATMIAAAGSRPDANFPLDGEDLLPVLRGTVPNHDRRFFWRTKSQGGMLNGKWKYIRDAKNEYLYDLSVDEREQSDFKLKHPGILNDARREFGAWESGMAKYPAA, encoded by the coding sequence ATGAAAGTGGATCGGCGACAGTTTATTGCTGGTGCTGCGGGGATCGCCGTTGCAGGATCTCTTGCGGCGTCCCGTTCAGAGGCGGCTAGTCGACCGAACATTCTTTTTATTCTTGCCGATGATATGGGCTGGGGAGATCTGAGTTGCTATGGGCGCCCCGACTACCAGACGCCTAATCTCGATCGGCTTGCCCGACAGGGAACTCGGTTTACGAAAGCCTATTCGGCCGCACCCGTCTGCACACCGACCCGTGTGGGATTTCATACCGGCCGCTATCCGGCACGCTTGCCCGTCGGTCTGGAAGAGCCGATACATGAACGAAGTGCTATCGGCGATCGAATCAAAACCACAGGTATCCCTCGATCTCATCCGACAGTCTCGTCGCTAATTAAGGAAGCGGGTTACGAAACGGCCCTTATCGGCAAATGGCATCTTGGCTATTGGCCGGATTTCGGGCCGCTCCATTACGGGTTTGATGAGTTTTTCGGGATCATGAGCGGCGCCGTCGATCATTTTACCCACAAGGACATGAAGGCCGAATTGGACCTTTATGAAGGAAGGACACCTGTCGAGAAAGTGGGGTATATGACCGATCTGCTTTCAGATCGAGCCGTCGATTATCTCAAAAGACCCCGCAAGGATCCATTTTATCTGAGCCTTCATTACACCGCCCCACATTGGCCGTGGGAAGGCCCGAACGACCGTGCATTTAGTGACACGATTGACTATAGCTCGGCCGGATTTCGTGCTGGCGGTTCTCTCAAGATCTATGGAGAAATGATGAGGTCTCTCGATTCTGGGATCGGGCGAGTCTTGAGCGCCCTCAGATCGACCGGCCTTGAAAAGAATACGCTTGTGATCTTCACGAGCGACAACGGCGGCGAACGATTTTCGTTCAATTGGCCATTTCGCGGTCAGAAAATGGAACTATACGAAGGAGGTATTCGTGTTCCGGCGATAGTTCGATGGCCGGGCGTAACGAACCGGGGCACTGTTTCCGATCAGCCAGTTATCACGATGGATTGGACGGCTACGATGATCGCGGCGGCAGGATCGCGGCCCGATGCTAATTTTCCGTTGGATGGCGAGGATCTTTTACCAGTGCTCCGCGGAACAGTGCCGAACCACGACCGGAGATTTTTTTGGCGAACAAAATCACAAGGCGGAATGCTCAACGGTAAATGGAAATATATCCGCGATGCAAAGAATGAATATTTGTATGATCTGTCGGTCGACGAACGCGAGCAATCGGACTTTAAACTGAAGCACCCGGGGATCCTCAACGACGCGAGACGCGAATTTGGCGCATGGGAGTCGGGGATGGCGAAGTATCCCGCAGCGTGA
- a CDS encoding aldehyde dehydrogenase family protein — MTIFRSYINGAWLNSASGRTSLNIDPAHTDDVIGTIELASREEARSAVEAAHAAFRSWKRTPAPARGRIVARAARLMEERKEELAAAITREEGKTLAEARGELTRAINVVEFCAGESRRMVGETIPSELPANFAYTIREPHGVVAAITPWNFPVAIPAWKIAPALVAGNTVVFKPATLTPMTAVLLTEVFNEAGLPPGVLNLVLGSGGEAGDEIVCHPAVKAISFTGSTETGLKLYAQVAPRGVKVQAEMGGKNPVVVLEDCDIALAVESTAQGAFGSTGQRCTATSRAIVIDKVADEFVSKIVERAKSFRLGPGDDPNTDIGPSVDESQFTTVLKYIDIGREDGAELVCGGRRAEGDGLENGWFVEPTVFDRVTTDMRIAQEEIFGPVLSVIRVKDFDEAMAVANDSEYGLSSSVFTNDVNSTYRFIDEIETGMTHINSPTTGGEAHIPFGGVKHTGLGAREQGSTSLDFYTELKVVYVDYTGRKREGNLY, encoded by the coding sequence ATGACTATATTCCGCAGCTACATCAACGGTGCATGGCTCAACTCAGCTTCGGGCAGAACATCGCTTAACATCGATCCGGCGCATACCGATGATGTTATCGGTACCATCGAACTCGCGTCGCGTGAAGAGGCTCGAAGTGCGGTCGAAGCCGCCCATGCTGCATTCAGATCGTGGAAACGCACTCCGGCACCGGCACGCGGACGGATCGTTGCTCGGGCAGCGCGATTAATGGAAGAACGCAAGGAAGAGCTTGCCGCCGCGATCACACGCGAAGAAGGGAAAACGTTGGCCGAGGCCCGCGGCGAACTGACACGCGCGATTAACGTCGTCGAGTTTTGTGCAGGCGAGTCGCGAAGAATGGTCGGTGAGACGATCCCCTCAGAACTGCCCGCTAATTTTGCATATACGATCAGGGAACCGCATGGTGTCGTTGCTGCGATCACTCCGTGGAATTTTCCGGTCGCGATCCCGGCGTGGAAGATCGCTCCCGCGTTGGTCGCAGGGAACACTGTTGTTTTCAAGCCGGCGACTCTTACGCCGATGACCGCGGTTTTGTTAACGGAAGTTTTCAACGAAGCCGGACTGCCGCCGGGCGTCTTGAATCTTGTCCTCGGTTCCGGGGGCGAAGCGGGTGATGAGATCGTCTGCCATCCTGCCGTCAAGGCGATCTCGTTCACCGGATCGACCGAGACCGGTCTGAAATTGTACGCTCAGGTCGCGCCGAGGGGCGTGAAGGTACAGGCCGAAATGGGCGGCAAGAACCCGGTCGTCGTCCTCGAAGATTGCGATATTGCTCTCGCGGTCGAATCGACTGCACAAGGTGCTTTCGGCTCGACCGGGCAACGCTGCACGGCTACGTCGCGGGCGATCGTGATCGACAAGGTCGCGGATGAGTTCGTCTCGAAAATAGTCGAACGTGCGAAGAGTTTCCGCCTTGGGCCGGGCGACGATCCGAACACGGATATCGGACCCTCGGTCGACGAAAGCCAATTCACCACCGTGTTAAAATACATCGATATAGGCCGCGAGGACGGAGCCGAATTGGTGTGCGGCGGGCGCCGTGCCGAGGGTGACGGGCTCGAAAACGGCTGGTTCGTCGAGCCGACCGTTTTCGACCGCGTGACCACCGATATGCGTATCGCGCAGGAAGAGATATTCGGCCCTGTCCTTTCGGTAATTCGTGTGAAGGACTTTGACGAGGCAATGGCGGTGGCGAACGACAGTGAATATGGCTTGTCGTCGTCTGTCTTCACGAACGATGTAAATTCGACGTACCGCTTTATTGATGAGATCGAGACCGGCATGACCCATATAAACTCACCGACCACGGGCGGCGAGGCACATATTCCGTTTGGCGGCGTCAAGCACACCGGACTCGGTGCACGCGAACAGGGCTCGACGTCGCTCGATTTTTACACCGAACTTAAGGTAGTTTACGTCGATTACACCGGCCGCAAACGCGAAGGAAACCTTTATTGA
- a CDS encoding beta-lactamase family protein, with product MRYFFGKTIAAVILLVAGTGFGQLLEKDKVTSAAERAFEKVAKSVVMPAPGCAVGVSLNGESVFEKAFGLAEMEHSIANTPQTIFESGSVAKQFTAAALVLLQQDGKLSIDDPVRKYVPELPDYGAPLTIRHLLNHTAGLRDWFAVRALSGEGAGQHIVTQQMIFDTVVRQKGLDFMPGAEYSYSNSGYQLAAMIVERVSKQKLPEFVTERILKPVGMKSTGYRDDFQRIVPGRAQAYAKSGDGPWRLSMPMMTAHGGGGMLTTIGDWLKWNAMLDAKTWNASLADSLETQGVLNNGQKISYALGLGINSYKGNKQVAHSGGTAGYRTFLARFPDKKLSIAVLCNGTAPDSTALANSIADEILGPFPEPPAAASAENLPIQQPERYVGLWKNERNKTATRFTLNNGELRAGATPVRAMPDGSMMIGSNKIVFINDSAGKPVSFDAITNGDSIRFTAEAEWQPSAADLAGFAGDWYSDDAEATVRFEAEGSNAFLSIKNSPRIALRPLYKDCFAGSGQIVWFDRDPSGKVVRMHIGEGRMRDMPFVRATRKDP from the coding sequence ATGAGGTATTTCTTTGGTAAAACGATCGCGGCAGTGATCTTGCTGGTTGCAGGCACCGGGTTTGGCCAGCTACTCGAAAAAGACAAGGTCACATCAGCCGCTGAACGAGCATTTGAAAAGGTCGCAAAGTCGGTCGTGATGCCTGCTCCGGGCTGCGCGGTCGGGGTTTCGCTGAATGGAGAATCCGTTTTCGAAAAGGCGTTTGGGCTGGCTGAAATGGAGCACAGTATTGCAAATACCCCACAGACCATTTTCGAATCGGGCTCTGTTGCGAAGCAGTTCACCGCGGCGGCTCTTGTTCTGCTGCAGCAGGACGGGAAGCTGAGTATCGACGATCCTGTCAGGAAATATGTCCCTGAACTGCCGGACTACGGAGCTCCCCTTACCATCCGGCATCTGCTCAATCACACAGCAGGGCTGCGGGATTGGTTTGCGGTGAGGGCGTTGAGCGGGGAAGGCGCGGGCCAGCATATAGTCACGCAGCAGATGATCTTTGATACGGTGGTGCGGCAAAAGGGGCTGGATTTTATGCCCGGGGCCGAGTATTCGTATTCGAACAGCGGCTATCAGCTGGCGGCGATGATCGTCGAGCGTGTTTCCAAGCAAAAATTACCCGAGTTCGTCACTGAGCGTATTTTGAAGCCGGTCGGAATGAAGAGCACCGGTTACCGCGACGATTTTCAACGGATCGTACCCGGCCGGGCACAGGCCTATGCAAAGAGTGGTGATGGCCCTTGGCGACTGAGCATGCCGATGATGACCGCCCACGGCGGCGGCGGAATGCTGACGACCATCGGTGATTGGCTTAAATGGAATGCGATGCTCGATGCAAAAACGTGGAACGCTTCGCTCGCCGATTCGCTTGAAACGCAGGGCGTTCTGAACAACGGACAAAAGATCAGCTACGCGCTCGGCCTTGGTATCAATTCGTATAAAGGCAACAAACAAGTCGCTCACAGCGGAGGGACGGCAGGTTACAGGACTTTTCTTGCGCGTTTTCCCGATAAAAAGCTCTCGATCGCGGTGCTGTGCAATGGAACAGCGCCGGATTCGACGGCCCTTGCGAACAGCATCGCTGACGAGATCCTCGGCCCCTTTCCCGAACCTCCGGCCGCCGCCAGTGCAGAAAACCTGCCGATCCAGCAGCCTGAGAGATATGTCGGGCTCTGGAAGAACGAACGGAATAAGACAGCAACGCGATTTACCCTGAACAATGGCGAATTGCGCGCGGGTGCTACGCCTGTGCGTGCGATGCCCGACGGATCAATGATGATCGGTTCGAATAAGATCGTCTTCATCAACGATAGCGCTGGAAAACCGGTCTCTTTCGACGCGATAACCAACGGCGACAGCATCCGCTTCACCGCAGAAGCCGAGTGGCAGCCGTCGGCGGCTGATCTGGCCGGATTCGCCGGCGACTGGTACAGCGACGATGCCGAAGCAACTGTCAGGTTCGAGGCCGAGGGCTCAAACGCGTTTTTGTCGATCAAAAATTCGCCGCGAATAGCGCTAAGGCCGTTATACAAGGACTGCTTTGCTGGTTCGGGCCAGATCGTATGGTTTGACCGCGATCCGTCGGGAAAGGTTGTGAGGATGCATATAGGCGAAGGCCGCATGCGAGATATGCCTTTTGTTCGTGCGACAAGAAAGGATCCGTGA
- a CDS encoding GNAT family N-acetyltransferase, whose translation MDVTVRTAEVADLEILLDFEQGVIEAERPFDETLKPESIRYYDMAAMLAAPHIRVVVAEFDGQVVGSGYARIEDSKPYLDHEQHAYMGFMFTVPEHRGKGVNQKIIKELERWSVSNGVTEMRLEVYVDNVSAIRAYEKIGYSASISKMRKRISED comes from the coding sequence ATGGACGTAACGGTCAGAACAGCCGAAGTTGCCGATCTGGAAATACTCCTTGACTTTGAACAGGGAGTGATCGAGGCCGAGCGGCCATTTGATGAGACTCTGAAGCCAGAGAGCATCCGTTATTACGATATGGCGGCAATGCTCGCGGCACCGCACATTCGGGTAGTGGTGGCCGAGTTTGATGGTCAGGTCGTTGGCTCGGGTTATGCTCGCATCGAGGATTCGAAACCGTATCTGGATCATGAACAACACGCGTACATGGGCTTCATGTTCACCGTTCCAGAACATCGCGGCAAAGGTGTGAACCAAAAGATCATCAAGGAACTTGAACGATGGTCGGTTTCAAACGGCGTGACCGAGATGAGACTTGAGGTCTATGTGGACAATGTCTCAGCGATTCGGGCGTATGAAAAGATCGGATATTCGGCGAGCATTTCAAAGATGCGGAAGCGTATTTCAGAGGATTAG
- a CDS encoding beta-lactamase family protein — protein MKQSITFVFILVFSLGLYAQVPDRAKVIAGAERAFDKAAKTNPMPAPGCAVGVSLNGESVFEKAFGMAELEHGIANTPQTIFESGSVAKQFTAAALILLQQDGKLNIDDPVRKYIPEFPEYEKPITIRHILTHTAGLRDWGSVMQLTGVGRGDRVINQAVALDVIYRQKHLDFVPGAEYSYSNSGYQLAAEIVERVSKQKFGDFVGERIFKPLGMTKSSWRDNYQRIVPGRAQAYSKAGPTAPWMLNMPFMNVVGNGGMLTTVGDWLKWNAALDAKTFGEPFVNALETQAVLNDGRKISYALGVVVDSYRGIKEVTHSGGTAGYQTYLARFPEKKVSVAALCNGFPPSSGEIVYSVVDEIFGPFPEPSKVEGVPVPEGRLKKYAGIWKNDITRNVNPITLDKGELKLGNTALKPVADGSFMLGDRKMKFTDGSPATAVINNPDGSVTRLTLVTGWTPSAADLATFAGDWYSEEAQATLTFSVDGDKAFIIQRPITRLALRPIYKDHFATQGFVVWVTRDAKGNIEKLHVGGSRMRDMLFERVRK, from the coding sequence ATGAAACAGTCGATAACTTTCGTCTTTATACTGGTGTTTAGTTTGGGTCTGTATGCACAGGTACCTGACAGAGCAAAGGTCATCGCCGGAGCGGAGCGGGCCTTTGACAAGGCCGCAAAGACCAATCCGATGCCGGCTCCGGGCTGTGCGGTTGGCGTTTCGCTTAACGGTGAGAGCGTTTTTGAAAAGGCGTTTGGGATGGCTGAGTTGGAGCACGGCATCGCGAACACGCCGCAGACGATCTTTGAATCGGGTTCCGTTGCGAAGCAATTCACTGCCGCGGCTCTCATTTTGCTGCAGCAGGACGGGAAACTTAATATCGACGATCCTGTGCGTAAGTACATCCCCGAATTTCCCGAATATGAAAAACCGATAACTATCCGGCACATCCTTACGCACACAGCGGGCCTTCGCGATTGGGGCTCGGTAATGCAATTGACCGGTGTCGGGCGTGGTGACCGTGTAATAAACCAGGCGGTTGCTCTGGATGTTATCTATAGGCAGAAACATCTTGATTTCGTTCCGGGAGCCGAGTATTCCTATTCGAATAGCGGCTATCAGCTCGCGGCCGAGATCGTCGAGCGTGTGTCGAAGCAGAAGTTTGGCGATTTTGTCGGTGAGCGGATATTCAAGCCGCTGGGCATGACAAAAAGCTCTTGGCGTGACAACTATCAACGCATCGTCCCGGGCCGTGCTCAGGCGTACTCGAAAGCCGGCCCGACCGCTCCGTGGATGCTGAACATGCCGTTCATGAACGTCGTCGGGAACGGCGGAATGCTGACGACCGTCGGCGATTGGCTGAAATGGAACGCCGCTCTCGACGCGAAGACCTTCGGCGAGCCGTTTGTCAACGCACTCGAAACACAAGCCGTCCTGAATGACGGGCGTAAGATCAGTTATGCGCTGGGTGTCGTCGTTGACAGCTACAGGGGAATCAAGGAAGTAACGCATAGTGGCGGAACTGCGGGATATCAGACATATCTCGCCAGATTCCCTGAGAAGAAAGTATCGGTGGCCGCTCTTTGTAACGGGTTTCCGCCTTCATCGGGCGAGATCGTATATAGCGTGGTCGACGAGATCTTTGGGCCGTTCCCCGAGCCCTCGAAGGTGGAGGGCGTGCCCGTACCCGAAGGGCGACTTAAGAAGTACGCGGGCATCTGGAAAAACGATATCACTAGGAACGTTAACCCGATCACGCTCGATAAAGGCGAACTAAAGCTTGGCAACACGGCATTGAAACCTGTGGCTGACGGATCTTTCATGCTCGGGGACCGCAAGATGAAGTTCACCGACGGCAGTCCGGCGACCGCAGTCATTAACAACCCAGACGGTTCCGTCACACGCCTTACTCTCGTAACCGGCTGGACGCCATCCGCCGCTGACCTAGCCACTTTCGCAGGTGATTGGTACAGTGAAGAAGCTCAGGCTACGCTGACCTTTTCGGTCGACGGTGACAAGGCATTCATCATCCAGCGACCGATCACACGTCTTGCGCTCAGGCCGATCTACAAAGACCATTTCGCGACCCAGGGCTTCGTCGTCTGGGTAACGCGGGACGCGAAGGGTAATATCGAAAAATTACATGTTGGCGGTTCAAGAATGAGAGATATGCTTTTTGAGCGAGTCCGGAAGTGA